A window from Corythoichthys intestinalis isolate RoL2023-P3 chromosome 10, ASM3026506v1, whole genome shotgun sequence encodes these proteins:
- the cdk1 gene encoding cyclin-dependent kinase 1, which produces MDDYLRIEKIGEGTYGVVYRGKHKATGQIVAMKKIRLESEEEGVPSTAVREVSLLQELKHPNVVRLLDVLMQESRLYLIFEFLSMDLKKYLDSIPSGQYMDPMLVKSYLYQILEGIYFCHCRRVLHRDLKPQNLLIDNKGVIKLADFGLARAFGVPVRVYTHEVVTLWYRAPEVLLGSPRYSTPVDVWSAGTIFAELATKKPLFQGDSEIDQLFRIFRTLGTPDNDVWPDVESLPDYKSTFPKWKPGNMASMVKNLDKNGLNLLAKMLAYNPPKRISTREAMTHPYFDDLDKSTLPAANINKI; this is translated from the exons ATGGACGACTATTTGAGAATAGAGAAAATTGGAGAAG GAACCTATGGTGTGGTATACAGGGGCAAACACAAGGCCACTGGTCAAATTGTGGCTATGAAGAAGATCCGTCTGGAGAGTGAGGAAGAAGGGGTTCCCAGCACTGCAGTCCGAGAGGTCTCTTTGCTTCAGGAGCTGAAACATCCAAATGTTGTCAG ACTGTTAGATGTCCTGATGCAGGAGTCTCGTCTCTATCTCATCTTTGAGTTCCTATCCATGGACCTCAAGAAATACCTGGACTCCATACCTTCTGGGCAGTACATGGAcccgatgttagtcaag AGCTACCTCTACCAGATCTTGGAGGGCATATATTTTTGTCATTGTCGACGAGTCCTCCATAGAGACCTGAAGCCACAGAATCTTTTGATTGACAACAAGGGTGTTATTAAACTGGCTGATTTTGGACTGGCTCGAGCCTTTGGTGTTCCTGTCAGGGTCTATACCCATGAG GTTGTAACCCTTTGGTATCGAGCTCCCGAGGTTCTTCTGGGTTCCCCTAGGTATTCCACTCCTGTTGATGTTTGGAGTGCCGGCACCATATTTGCTGAACTTGCCACCAAGAAGCCACTATTCCAAGGAGACTCTGAAATAGACCAGTTGTTTAGGATCTTCAG gacGCTAGGAACACCAGATAATGATGTTTGGCCCGATGTAGAAAGCCTACCTGACTACAAAAGCACTTTTCCGAAATGGAAGCCTGGCAACATGGCCTCAATGGTGAAAAACCTGGATAAGAATGGTCTCAACCTTCTGGCA aaaatgttGGCCTACAATCCTCCCAAACGGATTTCCACACGCGAGGCCATGACTCATCCTTATTTTGATGATTTGGACAAATCCACACTACCTGCAGCCAACATCAACAAAATCTAA
- the ctu2 gene encoding cytoplasmic tRNA 2-thiolation protein 2 produces the protein MCQVTETYHDDFEQNEIPSESKKCVKCKDVIAVVAIRAGDKYCRGCFELYFHHKFRATLGKNRVIFPGEKVLLAVSGGPSSSSMLRQVQEGLSQNAHKKLRFMPGIVYIDEGGALGQSLDERRQTVAKMDDIFKASGFPYHIVPLEQVLDLPSSVIMMAPSSQQQASSYKAYVDNFIRKNTCSCLTPEQKHETSLPFVQESQTEQLQQLINCFKTLTAKEDILSNLRQHLLVHTARCEGYSKLMLGDNCTRLACKLLVSISLGRGAQLAQDTSFSDSRYGDIVSVRPMRDYSAKEIAYYNHIFNVPSVFTPNLQTKNKEKSSIQRLTESFINKLQVDFPSTVSTIYRTSEKLQTASTSSSSANTCDRCLLCMCSLDTSVENASAFQATLISKCLSQTKSGGANSASSPRQNTGPTTRCCQGKEEHCETTLENRGCCSVIRAPDTTDVTSLLCYSCQLTTKDMSSVDRLPQYILSEAQIRQRRARMKEEISDFLLDD, from the exons ATGTGTCAGGTGACTGAAACCTATCATGATGACTTTGAGCAGAATGAGATTCCAAG TGAGTCGAAGAAATGTGTCAAATGCAAGGACGTGATTGCCGTGGTGGCCATCAGGGCAGGTGACAAATACTGCAG gggCTGTTTTGAACTGTACTTCCATCACAAATTCAGAGCCACATTGGGCAAAAACAGAGTGATTTTCCCAGGAGAAAAG GTGTTGCTAGCTGTATCTGGAGGCCCTTCTTCTTCATCAATGCTCAGACAAGTCCAAGAG GGTTTGAGTCAGAATGCTCACAAGAAGTTGAGATTCATGCCAGGAATTGTCTACATTGATG AGGGTGGTGCTTTGGGTCAGTCTTTGGATGAGCGACGGCAAACGGTGGCAAAAATGGACGATATTTTTAAGGCTTCAGGATTCCCCTATCACATTGTGCCTTTGGAACAG GTTCTTGACCTCCCAAGTTCAGTTATCATGATGGCTCCTTCCTCACAGCAACAAGCAAGTTCCTACAAAGCATATGTGGACAACTTCATTCGCAAGAATACTTGTAGTTGTTTAACACCAGAGCAGAAGCATGAGACTTCATTGCCTTTTGTTCAAGAGTCACAGACTGAGCAACTGCAGCAGCTCATTAACTGTTTTAAAACACTGACAGCCAAAGAAGACATCCTGAGTAATttgag ACAACACCTCTTAGTGCACACAGCGCGTTGTGAAGGCTACAGTAAATTGATGTTAGGAGACAACTGCACCAGACTGGCCTGTAAACTTCTTGTTAGTATATCATTGGGAAGAGGAGCACAGCTTGCTCAAGATACa aGCTTCTCAGACTCACGCTACGGTGACATAGTATCTGTGAGGCCCATGAGGGATTACTCTGCAAAAGAAATCGCCTACTATAACCATATTTTCAATGTGCCATCTGTTTTCACACCAAACCTACAAACTAAG AATAAAGAAAAATCCAGCATTCAGCGTCTGACAGAAAGCTTTATCAATAAACTGCAAGTTGATTTCCCATCTACTGTCAGCACCATCTACAG AACTAGTGAAAAGCTGCAAACAGCTTCTACAAGTTCATCTTCTGCGAACACTTGTGACAGATGTTTGCTCTGTATGTGTTCTTTGGATACCTCAGTTG AAAATGCTTCAGCCTTCCAGGCAACTTTGATCTCTAAATGCCTCTCACAGACCAAATCTGGAGGTGCAAACAGTGCCTCCTCTCCCAGACAAAACACAG GTCCCACTACACGTTGTTGCCAAGGCAAAGAAGAGCATTGTGAAACAACTCTGGAAAATAGAGGCTGCTGTTCTGTTATCAG GGCTCCAGACACGACTGACGTGACAAGCCTACTGTGTTACAGTTGTCAGTTGACTACCAAAGACATG TCCTCAGTGGATCGTCTTCCTCAATACATCTTGTCGGAGGCTCAGATAAGACAAAGGAG GGCTCGTATGAAAGAGGAGATtagtgatttcctgttggatgatTAG